In Pantoea cypripedii, the following proteins share a genomic window:
- the rhtC gene encoding threonine export protein RhtC has protein sequence MLMLFATVALVHLVALMSPGPDFFFVSQTAASRSRKEAMMGVLGITLGVMVWAGVALMGLHLIMEKMAWLHQIIMVGGGLYLLWMGWQLMRSARQRHKQPQVDAPVVELPKRGMSFLKGLLTNLSNPKAIIYFGSVFSLFVGNDVGALERWGLFLLILVETFAWFTVVAAIFALPWMRDKYQRMAKWVDGMAGVLFAGFGIHLIISR, from the coding sequence ATGTTGATGTTATTCGCTACCGTCGCGCTGGTGCACCTGGTGGCGTTGATGAGCCCCGGCCCGGACTTTTTCTTTGTTTCGCAGACCGCCGCCAGCCGTTCGCGTAAAGAAGCAATGATGGGTGTGCTGGGGATTACGCTGGGTGTGATGGTGTGGGCCGGTGTGGCGTTGATGGGTCTGCATCTGATCATGGAAAAAATGGCGTGGCTGCATCAGATCATTATGGTCGGCGGCGGCTTGTATCTGCTGTGGATGGGCTGGCAGTTGATGCGCTCGGCGCGTCAGCGTCATAAGCAACCCCAGGTTGATGCACCGGTGGTTGAGTTGCCAAAAAGGGGCATGAGCTTCCTGAAAGGTTTGTTGACCAACCTCTCCAACCCCAAAGCGATTATCTACTTTGGCAGCGTGTTCTCGCTGTTTGTGGGCAATGATGTGGGGGCACTGGAGCGTTGGGGATTATTCCTGCTGATTCTGGTGGAAACCTTTGCCTGGTTTACCGTGGTAGCGGCGATTTTTGCCCTGCCGTGGATGCGCGATAAATATCAGCGCATGGCGAAGTGGGTAGATGGTATGGCAGGTGTGTTGTTCGCCGGTTTCGGTATCCATTTAATCA